A region of the Penicillium psychrofluorescens genome assembly, chromosome: 6 genome:
CCATCAGCAGCCGGGCCAAACTAATGCGCACGGCAAAGTCGGGCACGCTGGAGTCTTCTGGGGGTAGGTCTTTCCATAGATCAATACTCCGTGTGAGCGCTGCTTGTGCGTCTTCGGTTCGTAGCTGTGATATCCGGATCGAGGCGAGGGTCTGCAGCACTTCTGGGGCGTCGGGCGTTACGAGGAGAGCCTCAGTGATGAGGGAATCGCAGCGCGActctgcatcttcttcccatctGAAACAAATGTTAGCGtgataaaaaaaaaaaaaagcatgAGAGAAGCACATACGAAAGATCAGTCATGTAGATCTCCGACACAGCACAGAGGGCATTCGCCAGCtttgtcttcttttcttgagCGTCCAGGACATCTTTTGGTGTtgttttcccttcttctAAGGACTGCAGGGTCTGTCGGAGGGACGACACGCCCTTCTCAAACCACTGCACGCTATCCTTCCCGCCCTCCTCGCTCAGTTGAGCCAGCCAGAGAAATTTCTCTGCtcctccgccctccgcctcggATATTGAGCCATTGGGATCCAATTCGACCGCGCGTAGAAAGTGTTGGCGCGCTGTATCGatctcgcccagctccacATTGATCTCCCCCAGTAGGTTGATGGCCAGTCGCTGCGCTGCACTATTCGCCGGCGCCAAATCCAGCGCCTGCTGTGCGACTTCAACTGCTGCATCGGCCTGACCGGTTTGCAGCAGCACGTTGGCCTGGTCGAGTAATGTGGAGGGGTCGGAGGTGTTCATGGCgttcttggagatggagccACCGGGGCCGAGGACGGATTGTGGGCGGGACgacttgttcttcttcttctgagGCTTGGGTTTTCCCATTGCCGAGGATCTGAGAATTGTGTAGAGAGggagcggaggaggaagaagaggatgaaaCGATAAGAAAAAAGTTGAAGCTGGCGATTGGTCTGTTTGACTGGTTTGCATGTGGGACCCTCTTCCTATCGATCCAGGAATTAACTACATGTTTGTCTCTCTCCGTCCTTTGccctttccctcctcccaGTCAGGCGCATACTCAAAAAATCATGGGCCGTGAGgaccaggccgaggagcgcgaggtcCTCGACTCGATCTTCCCCGACGAGATCACAGGTGAGTTCTGTCCCGGGTCTGGTGAATTTGGTTTCGCTCGCGCTGACCGAGAACCCGCGGGCAGATGTGAACGAGCATGCATACAGAGTATCGATCAGCCTCGACCCGCCCGAGttcgatggcgaggaggccGAACGGCCTGTGATATACCTGGAGGTATCCTACCCAGAAGACTACCCGGACACCGCACCAGACCTCAACATCTCCGCGCCACCCAATGCCCCCAAGAACGACCGGCTAGACGTCCAGGAAGACCGCGAGCGGCTCCTAGAGGCATTACAAGAAACCGTTGAAGAGAACATGGGCATGGCGATGGTGTTTACGCTTGTGAGCGCTCTGAAAGAGAGCGCCGAGCTCCTCATGGCCGAACGGGCGAACGCCGTCCAGGCATTGCAGCaggttgctgctgcgaaggcagaagaggaagagaaccGCAAGTTCCAGGGGACGCCGGTGAACCGGGAGACATTTTTGGAGTGGCTTGCACGGTTTAAGCAGGagacggatgatgaggagcagcggaagcgcgaggagaaggaggctgaggataaaaaaaagaaggcgTCGGCgagagacgagaagaagttGACGGGCCGGCAGTTGTGGGAGCGTGGGTTGGCTGGGAAGGCTGATtatgatgaggacgacgacgaggagacgGTGTCGGCTGGTGTTGACAAGCTTCAAGTGGTTTCGTGAAAGACCATCCATAGACATGTTTATACGACCCATTCCATTACTCGCTATGAAGATATTCTTTTCTTGATGTATTTGTACAGCTAGGTAGAATACTGGATATTGTACATCGACCAGGGGAGGGCAGGCGAGGTCAGGTCGAGGAGTCCTTGGGGCATTTAACCGGCTGATTATGAAAGTTGCCCGTACGATGGCATGATGGTGGTACTGAGCATGATCGAGCGGCTCATCATGGTCTTTGGTGTACGTTGCGACTGTTCTTCAATCATGAACTGAGCAGTCAGCTCAGCGCTGTCAAAGACAGACGAGGATAAACAACTTGTCGACAAAGTCTTCCCCATTCCTTTGTTTTGTTGAGGCAAGCGTGCTCGTAGTTGCCCGGACGCTAGGGTGAGCTTGATCATCGCAATGCGCCCACTCCGCAGCTTGACCGTGTGCGGCCCATGGGTCCGAAAGTCTGTATCGGTGCGTGCTTTGCCATATGTAAAGCCCAGGTGCTTTGCTTTCCTCAATTAAGTCCACTGTGACTTGAATGTCGAAGTTACCCATCTTGGATCTGGCCGTTGAATCACATTGCCCTGATGCACCCGTTGCATGTTGACAAGACATGAATGACTCGTAGCGCTATCGAAGGCCCCGGTAAAGTCTCAACGTGGAAGCAGGCGGCGCTGGCATAGCAGTCCGCGGCGAGTTGGCGTATCTCTCAAAGGCCGGCGAGACTACGTCTCGGACTGTCgttctctctcctctttctccgcCAACTCCCGCTCTGCCAACACAATCTgccacatcttctccgccatctccttgttcttcataTCCTCattcttggtcttctccttaACATCCTTAAATGCCGTGTAAAGCTCCTCAGTCCACTGGACCGAGTCTTCCATATTGGTAATATCATCCCAAGCGTCTTCATCCCCAGCGAACAGGAGCTCCACCTGTAATCGGTCCCGCCGATCGATCCACTTCTGACGCCGGTCGAGCTTGTTCCGAATCACCCCGCTAAGATTCCTCGGCTGCGGTTTCTTGAAGCGCAGGAACGGGACCCCGCGTGCACTGACGAGAACGGGGACTCGGCGCTTCCCGCTCACGACCGTTCGAGGGCGCAAGAAAATCGATTCGGCATCTGGATGCCGACGGGTGGTTTCATTTTGCTTGCGGATCCGCTCTTGCTTCTGGACCTGTTTCGAGCCGAGCTGTTTCGGCGGCCGTGAGTCTGCTAgctctctctgcctcgcgACGTATTCGGCTCGGAAGGTCTTATGTTTTGCGAGAATAGTGGTAACCCGGTCTTCGTCGGGCTTGTTTCCTTTGCATGCGGAGTGGAGGAGGTCCAGCGTCTGACAAGGAACATGTTAGCCATACGGCGTGGAATCATCACTCGGAGGGGCGTACTGAGTAGCCTGTCTTCAGAGCGTTTTTTGTCTGGGAAGGACTATCAAGGCTCTTGTATTGCCGGAACTTCTGCCGCATCAGGGACTTGGCTTCCCCCAGCCATGGCGCGTTGCCGACGGAGGGCGAGCATTGTCGCAAAAGTGCTCGATATAGAGCCCGGCCTGACAGGACAAGGTGGTCAGCTCAATTCCAACTAACGTCACAGTAAAGGAAGACATACAAGCAAAGCGATGAACCCCCGACCGCTTCGGGACCAACACCTTATGCATCCCGCGGTGTTGCAGAGTCGAAGAGAAGCAGGCCATGTGATCggcagagaaagaggagtGGTCACGTGATTTTATGTATACTTCACTGCAGAATGAAAATGAAGATACGCCTGTGGCATGGAAGTAGTTAATGTTACATAGGATAGCAAGAAATGAATTAGTCAACTGGAATTGGGGCTTTCAGGAGAACCCGCGCCGACGCTTGCTGTCATGCAGGACTGTACACGCTCTAGTAGAATCATGGGAAAGGGGACAAGCAAAGAGAACGCAAAACAAAGCCGACCATCATACTCCGAAACCTTTCCCTGGATTGGTTGTATATAGGAAATTCAAGGCTCAAAAGTTCGAGCCTTCCGGAGgctgctgcagcttcttGTTGTTGCCCATGGCCATGTACCTATCGAACCATTAGTCTTGGGAGGAGACTTCGGAGCTTGTGGCATGTACCGTCGGAGCTCAATCAGAACAATCTCCATGTTGTAGTCACGCTTCCATTGAGCGAGGCAGGGAAGTTTTGCGGGATCGACCTAGGGAAACAAATCCTCAGTAATGATCTTCTTGTGTGTCTGCTAACATCTTGCTCGTACCTTGCCACCCTGGGGATCCACGCAGGGCAGATTGACGCGAGAAACAAATTGGATGGTCGGAGGTTGGTCGGGGTAGTCGGGTCCGCAGTGGATGTTGACACTATATATC
Encoded here:
- a CDS encoding uncharacterized protein (ID:PFLUO_008939-T1.cds;~source:funannotate): MGKPKPQKKKNKSSRPQSVLGPGGSISKNAMNTSDPSTLLDQANVLLQTGQADAAVEVAQQALDLAPANSAAQRLAINLLGEINVELGEIDTARQHFLRAVELDPNGSISEAEGGGAEKFLWLAQLSEEGGKDSVQWFEKGVSSLRQTLQSLEEGKTTPKDVLDAQEKKTKLANALCAVSEIYMTDLSWEEDAESRCDSLITEALLVTPDAPEVLQTLASIRISQLRTEDAQAALTRSIDLWKDLPPEDSSVPDFAVRISLARLLMEVTLEMEALEVVERLILEDDQSVEAWYLGGWCLYLLAEKQQAPKDADAEDAENPRHASLVASREWLMQSLKLYGLLEYEDEPLRDHAMELVQEMNKELGEDMDDSEGEDEGEDEEWDDEDVESEEDHEMADS
- a CDS encoding uncharacterized protein (ID:PFLUO_008940-T1.cds;~source:funannotate); this translates as MGREDQAEEREVLDSIFPDEITDVNEHAYRVSISLDPPEFDGEEAERPVIYLEVSYPEDYPDTAPDLNISAPPNAPKNDRLDVQEDRERLLEALQETVEENMGMAMVFTLVSALKESAELLMAERANAVQALQQVAAAKAEEEENRKFQGTPVNRETFLEWLARFKQETDDEEQRKREEKEAEDKKKKASARDEKKLTGRQLWERGLAGKADYDEDDDEETVSAGVDKLQVVS
- a CDS encoding uncharacterized protein (ID:PFLUO_008941-T1.cds;~source:funannotate), with amino-acid sequence MACFSSTLQHRGMHKVLVPKRSGVHRFACRALYRALLRQCSPSVGNAPWLGEAKSLMRQKFRQYKSLDSPSQTKNALKTGYSTLDLLHSACKGNKPDEDRVTTILAKHKTFRAEYVARQRELADSRPPKQLGSKQVQKQERIRKQNETTRRHPDAESIFLRPRTVVSGKRRVPVLVSARGVPFLRFKKPQPRNLSGVIRNKLDRRQKWIDRRDRLQVELLFAGDEDAWDDITNMEDSVQWTEELYTAFKDVKEKTKNEDMKNKEMAEKMWQIVLAERELAEKEERERQSET
- a CDS encoding uncharacterized protein (ID:PFLUO_008942-T1.cds;~source:funannotate), with amino-acid sequence MSAKIPRNFRLLEELEKGEKGLGAEACSYGLADGEDMMMSNWNGTILGPPHSVHENRIYSVNIHCGPDYPDQPPTIQFVSRVNLPCVDPQGGKVDPAKLPCLAQWKRDYNMEIVLIELRRYMAMGNNKKLQQPPEGSNF